A window of the Emys orbicularis isolate rEmyOrb1 chromosome 1, rEmyOrb1.hap1, whole genome shotgun sequence genome harbors these coding sequences:
- the ZRSR2 gene encoding U2 small nuclear ribonucleoprotein auxiliary factor 35 kDa subunit-related protein 2, with translation MAAPMLLPVAAPEKLGHKKYKAILKKEKRKKKRQALARLRDSEITEKSEPLPEEEELEEEEKQLEAERQKLHEEWLLREEKAQEDFRLKKEKEEAMRRLQEEEERKIKEEWEEQQRKEREEEEQKQQEKREREEAVQKMLDQAESQLENGATWHNPEPPENIGTEKDRANCPFYIKTGSCRFGDRCSRKHNYPTSSQTLLIRGMFVTFGMEQCRRDDYDTDASLEYSEEETYQQFLDFYEDVLPEFKNVGKVIQFKVSCNFEPHLRGNVYVQYQSERDCQEALTLFNGRWYAGRQLQCEFCPVTRWKTAICGLFERQKCPRGKHCNFLHVFRNPHNEFWEANRDIHISPERTNQSAKNSERRNRTGYHEDYYSKSRRRSSPSPDHSYKRNGESERKKSSYKSKKRRRSSRSRSWERRRSHSRGKKRRGRSRSRSRSCTRGRSRSRSRSSSRSRSRGKKRSNSRGRSNEPLPKK, from the exons ATGGCGGCCCCCATGTTGCTGCCCGTGGCGGCTCCGGAAAAGCTGGG CCATAAAAAATACAAAGCTATTCTGAAGAAAGAAAAACGAAAGAAAAAGAGACAAGCACTTGCCAGATTAAGAGATTCAG AAATCACAGAAAAAAGTGAACCATTGCCTGAAGAGGAGGAACTagaagaagaggaaaaacaaCTTGAGGCTGAAAG GCAAAAACTACATGAGGAATGGTTGCTGAGAGAAGAAAAGGCTCAAGAGGACTTCAGGCTCaagaaggaaaaggaagaggcCATGAGAAGActtcaggaggaagaggag AGAAAGATAAAAGAAGAATGGGAAGAACAgcaaaggaaggagagagaagaggaggagcagaagcaacaggagaagagagaaagagag GAAGCTGTGCAGAAGATGCTGGATCAAGCTGAAAGTCAG CTGGAAAATGGCGCTACCTGGCATAACCCAGAACCCCCAGAGAACATAGGAACGGAGAAAGATAGAGCTAATTGCCCATTTTATATCAAAACAGGATCCTGCAGATTTGGAGACAG GTGTTCCCGCAAACATAACTACCCAACATCTAGTCAGACGCttctgatcagaggtatgtttgtTACGTTTGGGATGGAGCAGTGTAGAAGAGATGACTATGATACAGATGCGAGTCTTGAATACAGTGAGGAGGAAACGTACCAGCAGTTCTTAGACTTCTATGAAGATGTACTGCCTGAGTTCAAGAATGTGGGAAAGGTTATTCAATTCAAG GTCAGCTGCAACTTTGAGCCTCACCTGCGGGGAAATGTATATGTTCAGTACCAGTC GGAGCGAGACTGTCAAGAAGCCCTTACTCTATTCAATGGACGATGGTATGCAGGACGACAGCTTCAGTGTGAATTTTGCCCAGTGACAAGGTGGAAAACTGCTATATGTG GTTTATTTGAAAGACAGAAATGCCCAAGAGGGAAACACTGCAACTTTCTTCACGTATTCAGAAATCCACACAACGAGTTTTGGGAGGCCAATAGAGACATACATATTTCTCCTGAACGGACCAATCAGTCAGCCAAAAACTCTGAAAGGAGAAACAGAACAGGCTATCACGAGGACTATTACAGCAAGTCAAGAAgacggagcagccccagcccagatcatTCTTACAAAAGAAATGGAGAatcagagaggaaaaaaagtaGCTACAAGAGCAAGAAAAGACGGCGGTCTAGTAGGTCAAGAAGTTGGGAACGAAGGCGGTCACATAGTagagggaagaagagaagaggtCGTAGTCGCAGCAGAAGCCGTAGTTGTACACGTGGTCGTAGTAGAAGCCGAAGTAGAAGCTCCTCTCGGTCCAGGAGTCGGGGCAAAAAGAGGTCAAATAGCAGAGGAAGAAGTAATGAACCCCTCCCCAAAAA